The Cyprinus carpio isolate SPL01 chromosome B17, ASM1834038v1, whole genome shotgun sequence genome has a window encoding:
- the mapre3a gene encoding microtubule-associated protein RP/EB family member 3a isoform X2, with protein sequence MAVNVYSTSVTIENLSRHDMLAWVNDSLQLTYTKIEQLCSGAAYCQFMDMLFPGCILLKKVKFQAKLEHEFIHNFKVLQAAFKRMNVDKIIPVEKLVKGKFQDNFEFVQWFKKFFDANYDGKEYDPIQARQGQDVAPPPNPGPQRTSPTVPKNMPTPQRVTTTIRKNPTHARNGGSDAEIMELNQQLMELKLTVDGLEKERDFYFSKLRDIELICQENETENNPIINRIIDILYATEDGFAPPEDDEIDEQAHLDQDEY encoded by the exons ATGGCAGTGAATGTATACTCCACATCAGTAACAATTGAGAACCTGAGCCGACATGACATGTTGGCATGGGTGAACGACTCCCTTCAGCTCACCTACACCAAAATAGAACAATTATGTTCAG GGGCGGCTTATTGTCAGTTCATGGACATGTTGTTCCCAGGGTGTATTCTTTTAAAGAAAGTGAAATTTCAAGCAAAGCTGGAACATGAGTTTATACATAACTTCAAAGTACTCCAAGCAGCTTTCAAGAGGATGAACGTTGATAAA ATAATTCCTGTGGAAAAATTAGTGAAAGGAAAATTCCAGGACAACTTTGAATTTGTCCAGTGGTTTAAAAAATTCTTTGATGCCAATTATGACGGGAAAGAGTATGATCCCATTCAAGCTAGACAGGGCCAAGATGTGGCGCCTCCACCAAATCCAG GGCCTCAGAGAACATCGCCAACAGTACCTAAAAACATGCCCACACCACAGAGGGTGACCACCACCATAAGAAAGAACCCCACACATGCCCGAAATGGGGGAAGTGATGCTGAAATCATGGAGCTTAATCAACAG ttgatgGAGCTGAAGTTAACCGTAGATGGTCTGGAGAAGGAGAGAGATTTCTATTTCAGCAAACTTCGAGACATTGAACTGATCTGTCAAGAAAATGAGACTGAAAATAACCCCATTATCAATAGGATAATTGATATTCTGTATGCTACAGAG GATGGCTTTGCACCACCAGAAGATGATGAAATAGATGAGCAGGCCCACTTGGACCAGGACGAATACTGA
- the mapre3a gene encoding microtubule-associated protein RP/EB family member 3a isoform X3, translating into MDMLFPGCILLKKVKFQAKLEHEFIHNFKVLQAAFKRMNVDKIIPVEKLVKGKFQDNFEFVQWFKKFFDANYDGKEYDPIQARQGQDVAPPPNPGEHFSHKPKRTGPSGPQRTSPTVPKNMPTPQRVTTTIRKNPTHARNGGSDAEIMELNQQLMELKLTVDGLEKERDFYFSKLRDIELICQENETENNPIINRIIDILYATEDGFAPPEDDEIDEQAHLDQDEY; encoded by the exons ATGGACATGTTGTTCCCAGGGTGTATTCTTTTAAAGAAAGTGAAATTTCAAGCAAAGCTGGAACATGAGTTTATACATAACTTCAAAGTACTCCAAGCAGCTTTCAAGAGGATGAACGTTGATAAA ATAATTCCTGTGGAAAAATTAGTGAAAGGAAAATTCCAGGACAACTTTGAATTTGTCCAGTGGTTTAAAAAATTCTTTGATGCCAATTATGACGGGAAAGAGTATGATCCCATTCAAGCTAGACAGGGCCAAGATGTGGCGCCTCCACCAAATCCAGGTGAACACTTTTCCCACAAACCCAAGAGAACTGGTCCCTCAG GGCCTCAGAGAACATCGCCAACAGTACCTAAAAACATGCCCACACCACAGAGGGTGACCACCACCATAAGAAAGAACCCCACACATGCCCGAAATGGGGGAAGTGATGCTGAAATCATGGAGCTTAATCAACAG ttgatgGAGCTGAAGTTAACCGTAGATGGTCTGGAGAAGGAGAGAGATTTCTATTTCAGCAAACTTCGAGACATTGAACTGATCTGTCAAGAAAATGAGACTGAAAATAACCCCATTATCAATAGGATAATTGATATTCTGTATGCTACAGAG GATGGCTTTGCACCACCAGAAGATGATGAAATAGATGAGCAGGCCCACTTGGACCAGGACGAATACTGA
- the mapre3a gene encoding microtubule-associated protein RP/EB family member 3a isoform X1, which produces MAVNVYSTSVTIENLSRHDMLAWVNDSLQLTYTKIEQLCSGAAYCQFMDMLFPGCILLKKVKFQAKLEHEFIHNFKVLQAAFKRMNVDKIIPVEKLVKGKFQDNFEFVQWFKKFFDANYDGKEYDPIQARQGQDVAPPPNPGEHFSHKPKRTGPSGPQRTSPTVPKNMPTPQRVTTTIRKNPTHARNGGSDAEIMELNQQLMELKLTVDGLEKERDFYFSKLRDIELICQENETENNPIINRIIDILYATEDGFAPPEDDEIDEQAHLDQDEY; this is translated from the exons ATGGCAGTGAATGTATACTCCACATCAGTAACAATTGAGAACCTGAGCCGACATGACATGTTGGCATGGGTGAACGACTCCCTTCAGCTCACCTACACCAAAATAGAACAATTATGTTCAG GGGCGGCTTATTGTCAGTTCATGGACATGTTGTTCCCAGGGTGTATTCTTTTAAAGAAAGTGAAATTTCAAGCAAAGCTGGAACATGAGTTTATACATAACTTCAAAGTACTCCAAGCAGCTTTCAAGAGGATGAACGTTGATAAA ATAATTCCTGTGGAAAAATTAGTGAAAGGAAAATTCCAGGACAACTTTGAATTTGTCCAGTGGTTTAAAAAATTCTTTGATGCCAATTATGACGGGAAAGAGTATGATCCCATTCAAGCTAGACAGGGCCAAGATGTGGCGCCTCCACCAAATCCAGGTGAACACTTTTCCCACAAACCCAAGAGAACTGGTCCCTCAG GGCCTCAGAGAACATCGCCAACAGTACCTAAAAACATGCCCACACCACAGAGGGTGACCACCACCATAAGAAAGAACCCCACACATGCCCGAAATGGGGGAAGTGATGCTGAAATCATGGAGCTTAATCAACAG ttgatgGAGCTGAAGTTAACCGTAGATGGTCTGGAGAAGGAGAGAGATTTCTATTTCAGCAAACTTCGAGACATTGAACTGATCTGTCAAGAAAATGAGACTGAAAATAACCCCATTATCAATAGGATAATTGATATTCTGTATGCTACAGAG GATGGCTTTGCACCACCAGAAGATGATGAAATAGATGAGCAGGCCCACTTGGACCAGGACGAATACTGA
- the dpysl5a gene encoding dihydropyrimidinase-related protein 5a produces MSSSSATVRILIKGGKVVNDDFTQEADVYIENGIIQQVGKELMIPGGAKVIDATGKLVLPGGIDTSVHLNESFMNASTADDFYSGTKAALAGGTTMVIGHVLPEKNESLLDAYEKCRSHADAKTCCDYALHVGVTWWGTKVRAQMETLVRDKGVNSFQMFMAYKDMYMLRDSELFQALQNCKDIGAVARVHAENGELVAEGAREALDLGISGPEGIEISRPEELEAEAVHRAITIANRAHCPIYLVNVSSMSAGDVLASAKMQGKVVHGETTTAHAVLNGLQYYHQDWAHAAAFVTVPPLRLDPNTPNYLLSLLGNDTLNVVTSDHRPFTTKQKAMGKDDFTKIPHGVSGVQDRMSVIWERGVVGGKMDENRFVAVTSSNAAKIYNLYPRKGRIIPGADADVVVWDPESTRTISVTTQWQGGDVNLYENLRCHGVPLVTISRGRVVYENGIFTCAEGSGKFYPLRTFSDYLYKKMVQREKCQALKGVERAPYTGDVAAVQNSGKKDVGPSDGDMNPRPCTRHGGMRDLHESSFSLSGAQIDDSVPKRASARILAPPGGRSSGIW; encoded by the exons ATGTCTTCCAGCTCAGCAACGGTGCGCATTCTTATAAAGGGAGGTAAAGTGGTGAACGATGACTTCACACAAGAAGCGGATGTGTACATCGAGAATGGCATTATCCAGCAAGTGGGCAAGGAGCTGATGATCCCAGGTGGGGCCAAGGTTATAGATGCCACAGGAAAGCTGGTGCTTCCGGGTGGCATAGACACCAGTGTTCACCTGAACGAGAGCTTTATGAACGCCAGCACCGCGGATGACTTCTACAGCGGCACCAAG GCTGCTCTGGCTGGAGGCACCACTATGGTGATTGGTCATGTGCTGCCAGAGAAGAACGAATCATTGCTGGACGCTTATGAAAAGTGCCGCTCTCACGCTGATGCCAAGACCTGCTGTGATTACGCTCTTCATGTGGGAGTGACCTGGTGGGGAACAAAG GTTAGGGCTCAAATGGAGACGCTGGTGCGGGACAAAGGGGTGAACTCCTTCCAGATGTTCATGGCATATAAGGACATGTACATGCTGAGGGACAGCGAGCTGTTTCAGGCCCTGCAGAACTGTAAGGATATCGGTGCTGTGGCCCGCGTCCATGCCGAGAATGGAGAGCTGGTTGCGGAG GGTGCCAGAGAAGCACTGGATCTGGGTATTAGTGGACCGGAGGGCATTGAGATAAGCAGACCTGAGGAG CTGGAAGCAGAGGCCGTCCACCGAGCTATTACCATCGCTAACAGA GCCCACTGTCCCATATATCTTGTGAATGTGTCCAGCATGTCAGCAGGGGATGTTTTAGCATCCGCTAAAATGCAGG GGAAAGTGGTGCATGGAGAGACGACCACTGCTCATGCTGTCTTAAACGGGCTGCAGTACTACCACCAGGACTGGGCCCATGCAGCTGCTTTCGTCACTGTGCCACCACTCAGACTCGACCCCAACACGCCCAATTACCTGCTCAGCCTTCTGGGAAA TGACACTCTGAACGTCGTGACATCGGACCACCGACCCTTCACCACTAAACAGAAGGCGATGGGCAAAGACGACTTCACTAAAATCCCTCACGGTGTTTCTGGGGTGCAGGACCGCATGAGTGTTATCTGGGAGCGGGGAGTG GTTGGAGGCAAAATGGATGAGAATCGTTTTGTTGCTGTTACAAGCTCCAATGCTGCAAAGATCTACAACCTTTACCCCAGGAAGGGCAGGATCATCCCTGGAGCCGATGCTGATGTGGTCGTCTGGGATCCAGAATCAACAAG GACCATCTCTGTGACCACTCAATGGCAGGGTGGAGATGTAAATCTGTACGAGAACCTACGCTGTCACGGCGTCCCGCTGGTAACCATCAGCCGCGGTCGTGTGGTCTATGAAAACGGCATCTTCACCTGTGCCGAGGGCTCAGGAAAGTTCTACCCTCTCCGAACCTTCTCAGACTACCTCTACAAGAAAATGGTGCAGAGGGAGAAG TGTCAAGCACTCAAGGGGGTGGAGCGTGCGCCCTACACTGGAGATGTAGCTGCAGTGCAGAATTCAGGGAAGAAGGATGTGGGCCCTTCAGACGGGGACATGAACCCACGACCCTGCACGCGCCACGGAGGAATGAGAGACCTACATGAGTCCAGCTTTAGTTTGTCTG GAGCCCAAATTGATGACAGTGTTCCAAAGAGAGCTTCCGCGAGGATTCTGGCTCCACCTGGTGGTCGTTCTAGTGGAATCTGGTAA